In the genome of Girardinichthys multiradiatus isolate DD_20200921_A chromosome 7, DD_fGirMul_XY1, whole genome shotgun sequence, one region contains:
- the LOC124870955 gene encoding transmembrane protein 237A-like isoform X1 → MPTVKSKKKKVKKDVIEAEEQGEVGLEVEMENTTNRSNSDSRDHLTPDLHDTAPHRKKKKKRASTIDLETEHGDVPNGNMTEVVGEGEEMTVAVTRKTKRKKKAKGTEHYSNDMEAEVEDIVTDAQSPIPQHSLFSAPHGHSQPVGKVFVERNRRFQADQVEQLRHSDLTDDYMDSRQISTTRDIALKVHNGFSRVVGLFSHGFLAGYAVWNIIVVYVLAGEQMTTLHNLLQQYHPLAYPAQSLLYLLLAISTVSAFDRVNLAKTSMALRGFLTLDPVAVASFLYFIALILSLSQQMTSDRINLYPTANETLWPPGSEQQILRPWIVVNLVVALLVGVAWAVVSTRPDIDYTEEILMTMELEGFPRGDENLDIPA, encoded by the exons ATGCCGACAGTGAAGagcaagaagaaaaaagtgAAGAAGGATGTGATAGAAGCAGAGGAACAGGGCGAAG TGGGGCTGGAGGTGGAGATGGAGAACACGACCAACAGGAGTAACTCTGACAGCAGAGACCATCTGACCCCAGATCTGCATGACACAGCTCCacacaggaagaagaaaaagaagagggcATCAACTATTG ATCTGGAAACAGAACATGGGGATGTACCAAACGGTAATATGACCGAAGTGGTCGGGGAAGGAGAGGAAATGACTGTTGCCGTCACCAGGAAGACAAAAAGGAAGAA GAAGGCGAAGGGAACAGAGCATTACAGCAACGATATGGAAGCTGAAGTCGAGGATATCGTCACTGATGCTCAGTCACCCATTCCGCAGCATTCCTTGTTTTCCGCCCCACACGGACACAGCCAGCCGGTCGGCAAGGTTTTTGTGGAGAGGAACC GGCGTTTCCAGGCAGACCAAGTGGAGCAGCTCAGACACTCAGATCTCACAGACGACTACATGGACTCCAGGCAGATCTCGACCACAAGGGACATCGCTTTAAAGGTTCACAACGGCTTCAG TAGGGTGGTTGGTCTGTTCTCCCATGGGTTCCTGGCTGGCTACGCGGTGTGGAACATCATTGTCGTGTACGTGCTGGCAGGCGAGCAGATGACCACACTGCACAACCTGCTCCAGCAGTATCACCCTCTGGCCTACCCGGCTCAGTCTCTGCTGTACCTGCTGCTGGCCATCAGCACGGTCTCTGCATTCGACAG GGTCAACCTGGCCAAGACGTCCATGGCCCTGAGAGGCTTCCTCACTCTGGACCCTGTTGCTGTGGCTTCCTTCT TGTATTTCATAGCCCTGATACTGTCCCTCAGCCAGCAGATGACCAGTGACCGCATCAACCTTTACCCTACTGCCAATGAGACCCTGTG GCCTCCAGGCTCAGAGCAGCAGATCTTGCGGCCTTGGATCGTGGTCAATCTGGTGGTGGCGCTGTTGGTGGGCGTGGCTTGGGCAGTTGTGTCCACACGCCCAGACATCGACTACACAGAAG aaATTTTGATGACGATGGAGCTGGAGGGATTCCCGAGAGGAGACGAAAACCTGGACATCCCTGCCTAA
- the LOC124870955 gene encoding transmembrane protein 237A-like isoform X2 — MPTVKSKKKKVKKDVIEAEEQGEVGLEVEMENTTNRSNSDSRDHLTPDLHDTAPHRKKKKKRASTIDLETEHGDVPNGNMTEVVGEGEEMTVAVTRKTKRKKKAKGTEHYSNDMEAEVEDIVTDAQSPIPQHSLFSAPHGHSQPVGKVFVERNRRFQADQVEQLRHSDLTDDYMDSRQISTTRDIALKVHNGFRVVGLFSHGFLAGYAVWNIIVVYVLAGEQMTTLHNLLQQYHPLAYPAQSLLYLLLAISTVSAFDRVNLAKTSMALRGFLTLDPVAVASFLYFIALILSLSQQMTSDRINLYPTANETLWPPGSEQQILRPWIVVNLVVALLVGVAWAVVSTRPDIDYTEEILMTMELEGFPRGDENLDIPA, encoded by the exons ATGCCGACAGTGAAGagcaagaagaaaaaagtgAAGAAGGATGTGATAGAAGCAGAGGAACAGGGCGAAG TGGGGCTGGAGGTGGAGATGGAGAACACGACCAACAGGAGTAACTCTGACAGCAGAGACCATCTGACCCCAGATCTGCATGACACAGCTCCacacaggaagaagaaaaagaagagggcATCAACTATTG ATCTGGAAACAGAACATGGGGATGTACCAAACGGTAATATGACCGAAGTGGTCGGGGAAGGAGAGGAAATGACTGTTGCCGTCACCAGGAAGACAAAAAGGAAGAA GAAGGCGAAGGGAACAGAGCATTACAGCAACGATATGGAAGCTGAAGTCGAGGATATCGTCACTGATGCTCAGTCACCCATTCCGCAGCATTCCTTGTTTTCCGCCCCACACGGACACAGCCAGCCGGTCGGCAAGGTTTTTGTGGAGAGGAACC GGCGTTTCCAGGCAGACCAAGTGGAGCAGCTCAGACACTCAGATCTCACAGACGACTACATGGACTCCAGGCAGATCTCGACCACAAGGGACATCGCTTTAAAGGTTCACAACGGCTTCAG GGTGGTTGGTCTGTTCTCCCATGGGTTCCTGGCTGGCTACGCGGTGTGGAACATCATTGTCGTGTACGTGCTGGCAGGCGAGCAGATGACCACACTGCACAACCTGCTCCAGCAGTATCACCCTCTGGCCTACCCGGCTCAGTCTCTGCTGTACCTGCTGCTGGCCATCAGCACGGTCTCTGCATTCGACAG GGTCAACCTGGCCAAGACGTCCATGGCCCTGAGAGGCTTCCTCACTCTGGACCCTGTTGCTGTGGCTTCCTTCT TGTATTTCATAGCCCTGATACTGTCCCTCAGCCAGCAGATGACCAGTGACCGCATCAACCTTTACCCTACTGCCAATGAGACCCTGTG GCCTCCAGGCTCAGAGCAGCAGATCTTGCGGCCTTGGATCGTGGTCAATCTGGTGGTGGCGCTGTTGGTGGGCGTGGCTTGGGCAGTTGTGTCCACACGCCCAGACATCGACTACACAGAAG aaATTTTGATGACGATGGAGCTGGAGGGATTCCCGAGAGGAGACGAAAACCTGGACATCCCTGCCTAA